The Henckelia pumila isolate YLH828 chromosome 2, ASM3356847v2, whole genome shotgun sequence genome includes a window with the following:
- the LOC140883745 gene encoding reticulon-like protein B5, which yields MAEQEEISDPERESMVHEISDNISAGDHSTSSASSNSGSQDKIGRSPPYIKPKTDPFLYRDRPENKAFAGGQPSDLFMWRDKGMSATALGVATAIWVFFAVLDYYLITLVCHISILALSMLFFWSNATIIINKKPSHIPEVRLPQEPFIEVASALCSEINNALAVFIEIASVRDLKKFLEVIGVLWIISIVGSFCNFVTLVYILFVFLHTVPVLYDMYEDKVEVLAEKAMMTIKKLYAAFDAKVVSKIPVGLLNKYKKA from the exons ATGGCGGAGCAGGAAGAGATTTCCGACCCAGAAAGAGAGTCCATGGTCCATGAGATCTCCGACAATATCAGCGCCGGGGACCATTCCACGTCGTCCGCTTCTTCCAACTCAGGCTCCCAGGACAAGATAGGGCGATCGCCTCCTTACATCAAACCTAAGACTGACCCCTTCTTATACCGTGACAGACCGGAGAATAAGGCCTTTGCTGGAGGTCAAC CTTCTGATTTATTCATGTGGAGGGACAAAGGCATGTCTGCTACTGCACTCGGGGTTGCTACCGCAATCTGGGTCTTTTTTGCGGTGCTTGATTACTATTTGATTACTCTGGTCTGCCACATTTCGATTCTTGCCCTCTCAATGTTATTCTTTTGGTCCAATGCGACGATCATCATTAACAA GAAACCGTCACATATACCAGAAGTTCGACTTCCCCAGGAACCATTTATTGAGGTTGCTTCGGCTCTTTGCAGTGAGATCAACAATGCTCTCGCTGTTTTTATAGAAATTGCTTCTGTCAGGGATCTTAAGAAGTTCCTTGAG GTGATTGGTGTCTTGTGGATTATCTCCATCGTGGGCAGCTTCTGCAACTTCGTCACACTGGTTTATATAT TGTTTGTGTTCCTCCACACGGTGCCTGTTTTATATGACATGTACGAGGACAAAGTTGAGGTATTAGCGGAGAAAGCGATGATGACAATCAAGAAGCTGTACGCAGCCTTTGATGCAAAAGTTGTGAGTAAGATCCCAGTAGGACTACTGAACAAATACAAGAAAGCTTAA